From Sporosarcina sp. Te-1, the proteins below share one genomic window:
- a CDS encoding serine hydrolase, which yields MLTSMTEIQNNNFSGSVLVQNSEGTLAASSYGFANRSDQLKNTTTTRYGIASGCKLFTAIAICQLVEKGKLSFEMKLADCLDVDFPSFDKDITIHHLLTHTSGVPDYFDEDVMDDFEELWIENPMYRIRSVKDFLPLFQDQPMKLKVGERFHYNNAGYILLGLIIEIASQLPFAEYIQEFIFKKAGMADSGYFELDAVPSNTALGYIDYPDGTWKTNIYSLPVKGGPDGGAYVSVGDMAKLWRALLDNRLLSEEYTQLLLSPHVANDGDDYYGYGVWIKKNGSDIFKYHVMGYDPGVSFRSAYYPSTATTVVVCSNRSEGAYEVLQEIEEKIMLLK from the coding sequence ATGCTTACAAGTATGACGGAGATTCAGAACAATAATTTCTCAGGCAGCGTGCTAGTTCAAAATAGTGAGGGGACGCTAGCCGCATCGAGCTATGGGTTTGCGAATCGTTCGGACCAACTAAAGAATACAACCACTACCCGATACGGAATTGCATCAGGCTGTAAATTATTCACAGCCATTGCAATTTGCCAGCTTGTTGAAAAAGGAAAACTTTCATTTGAAATGAAACTGGCTGATTGTCTTGATGTTGATTTTCCGAGTTTTGACAAGGATATTACCATTCATCATCTTCTAACTCATACATCTGGCGTGCCTGACTACTTTGATGAAGATGTCATGGATGATTTTGAAGAATTATGGATTGAAAATCCGATGTATCGAATCAGAAGTGTAAAGGATTTTCTGCCGCTATTTCAAGATCAGCCGATGAAGTTAAAAGTAGGAGAACGATTTCACTATAATAATGCTGGTTATATTTTGCTTGGTCTGATCATCGAGATAGCCAGTCAGCTGCCTTTTGCCGAGTACATTCAAGAATTTATTTTCAAGAAAGCCGGTATGGCAGACTCGGGTTATTTCGAATTGGATGCTGTTCCATCGAATACAGCATTGGGATACATCGATTATCCAGATGGAACTTGGAAAACGAATATCTACTCATTGCCTGTTAAAGGTGGACCAGATGGAGGGGCTTATGTGTCAGTTGGAGACATGGCCAAGCTATGGAGAGCACTACTAGATAACAGACTCCTTAGCGAAGAGTATACGCAACTATTGCTAAGTCCGCACGTTGCAAATGATGGGGATGATTATTATGGGTATGGCGTATGGATTAAGAAAAACGGATCTGACATTTTTAAATATCATGTAATGGGGTATGATCCCGGCGTTAGTTTTCGTTCTGCATATTACCCGAGTACTGCAACGACCGTGGTTGTATGCTCCAACCGATCGGAAGGGGCATATGAGGTATTGCAGGAAATCGAAGAAAAAATAATGCTCCTAAAATGA